The proteins below are encoded in one region of Rhodoluna lacicola:
- a CDS encoding ABC transporter ATP-binding protein, whose protein sequence is MAHISFDNVSIEFPIFNATGRSLTSSILKVATGGKLDADPNGRVLVKALTDISFSLREGDKVALLGHNGAGKSTMLRALGRVYAPTKGTAEIVGEIGSLIDISLGINPEATGRENVYIRGQLLGLTKHEISEKYSEIVEFAELGDFMEMPVRTYSSGMHLRLAFAVSTVVRPEILLMDEWLSVGDADFQHKAEDRLRDLVSGTKILAIATHSRELVESVCNRAIWLEHGQIKMDGPVAEVVPAYFG, encoded by the coding sequence ATGGCACACATCTCTTTCGACAATGTCTCAATTGAATTTCCAATATTCAACGCAACTGGACGCTCGTTAACTTCAAGTATTTTGAAAGTCGCTACTGGTGGCAAGCTTGACGCTGACCCAAATGGGCGCGTGTTAGTCAAAGCATTGACTGATATTTCATTCTCGCTTCGCGAGGGTGACAAAGTTGCATTGCTTGGCCACAACGGCGCTGGTAAGTCAACAATGCTGCGTGCACTTGGCCGGGTTTATGCACCCACCAAGGGAACTGCGGAAATAGTTGGTGAGATTGGTTCGCTAATTGACATCAGCTTAGGGATAAATCCAGAGGCAACAGGTCGTGAGAATGTTTACATTCGTGGCCAGTTGTTGGGACTAACTAAACATGAGATTTCTGAGAAGTATTCAGAGATTGTTGAGTTTGCCGAACTGGGTGACTTTATGGAGATGCCAGTTCGTACTTACTCATCTGGAATGCACTTGCGCTTAGCTTTTGCAGTGTCTACTGTTGTGAGACCTGAAATACTTTTGATGGATGAATGGTTGTCTGTTGGCGACGCAGACTTTCAGCACAAGGCCGAAGACAGACTTCGAGATTTAGTTTCTGGCACAAAGATCTTGGCTATTGCTACTCATTCGCGTGAGTTAGTGGAGTCAGTGTGTAATCGAGCTATTTGGCTTGAACACGGTCAAATCAAAATGGATGGACCAGTAGCTGAAGTTGTGCCCGCTTACTTTGGTTAG
- a CDS encoding dTDP-4-dehydrorhamnose 3,5-epimerase family protein, producing the protein MPFQEMKIKGAWIHTPIRHNDERGHFEEQFKISQIESELGRTFTVKQVNQSVSNKGVIRGIHYTDSPEGQAKYVSCPKGAIWDVVVDLRKDSPTYGQWDAVELSAENGLSVFISEGLGHAFLSLEDDSVANYLCTSEYSPGADRTINALSAKLAIAFESSGITEFSLSEKDSKAADF; encoded by the coding sequence ATGCCATTCCAAGAAATGAAGATCAAAGGTGCCTGGATCCACACGCCTATTCGTCATAACGATGAACGTGGGCACTTTGAGGAGCAGTTCAAGATTTCGCAAATCGAATCTGAACTTGGCCGGACATTTACTGTGAAGCAGGTCAACCAAAGCGTTTCTAATAAAGGTGTGATCCGGGGAATCCATTACACAGATAGCCCAGAAGGCCAGGCCAAATACGTCTCTTGCCCTAAAGGCGCAATCTGGGACGTTGTCGTTGACCTTCGTAAAGATTCGCCGACTTATGGCCAGTGGGATGCCGTTGAACTCTCAGCCGAAAATGGCTTAAGCGTATTCATTTCAGAGGGCCTAGGCCATGCGTTCCTCAGCCTTGAAGACGACTCAGTCGCAAACTACCTATGCACATCTGAGTACTCACCAGGAGCAGACAGAACTATCAATGCTTTGTCTGCAAAGTTAGCAATCGCTTTTGAGTCTTCGGGAATTACTGAATTCAGCTTGAGTGAGAAAGACTCCAAAGCGGCAGACTTCTAA
- the rfbD gene encoding dTDP-4-dehydrorhamnose reductase: protein MIFISWNGIKSRLAEQGEFMRWVVIGDKGLFGSEMVAYLEAKGELVSRFNRSNLNLDELPESLAQQIGPADVIVNAIGFTAVDKAESELYEANTVNGIYAGKLAQVAAILDAKVFYISTDYVFDGGSVTPYITSAATNPQSIYGKSKELGEQLVAQSGANYTIFRTSWLYGARGKNFAKTIAAKLIEDGAVKVVSDQIGTPTWTRDLAEVVYAHGVNPFNEKIVHAVASGSGSWFDFAREVAATLPEGSKYFLSPVSTEEFPTAAIRPAFSVLANSETKGPIIGDWHERWKIAAPEVLAEFLTD, encoded by the coding sequence TTGATCTTCATTTCTTGGAATGGCATAAAATCAAGGCTAGCCGAACAAGGGGAATTTATGCGCTGGGTAGTCATTGGTGACAAAGGGCTGTTTGGCTCTGAAATGGTGGCTTACCTTGAGGCCAAAGGCGAATTAGTATCGCGATTCAATAGGTCAAATTTGAATTTAGATGAATTGCCAGAATCACTGGCCCAGCAAATTGGGCCAGCCGATGTGATTGTGAATGCCATTGGATTTACGGCTGTTGATAAAGCTGAGTCAGAACTATACGAGGCGAATACAGTAAACGGAATTTACGCTGGCAAACTAGCTCAAGTGGCTGCAATCCTGGATGCCAAGGTTTTTTACATCTCGACAGATTATGTATTTGATGGTGGGTCTGTTACTCCTTATATCACTAGCGCAGCGACTAACCCGCAAAGTATCTATGGAAAATCTAAAGAGTTGGGCGAACAGTTGGTTGCTCAATCCGGAGCAAACTACACAATTTTTAGAACATCATGGTTGTACGGAGCACGCGGCAAGAATTTTGCAAAGACGATTGCTGCGAAGTTAATAGAGGATGGTGCAGTGAAAGTTGTGAGCGACCAAATTGGAACACCAACCTGGACGCGCGATTTGGCGGAAGTTGTTTACGCTCATGGAGTAAATCCATTCAATGAAAAAATTGTGCATGCGGTGGCAAGTGGTAGTGGGAGTTGGTTTGATTTTGCCCGTGAAGTTGCAGCCACCTTGCCTGAAGGCTCAAAATATTTTTTGAGCCCGGTGTCTACTGAAGAATTTCCAACAGCTGCAATTCGACCAGCATTTAGTGTTTTAGCTAATTCAGAAACCAAGGGGCCAATTATTGGCGATTGGCACGAACGCTGGAAAATTGCAGCACCAGAAGTGCTTGCAGAATTTCTAACTGATTAA
- the rfbA gene encoding glucose-1-phosphate thymidylyltransferase RfbA, with the protein MKGIILAGGSGTRLAPLTLPTSKQLLPVYDKPMIYYPLSTLMLAGIREVLVITTPHEQEQFKRLLSDGSQWGISISYAIQEKPEGLAQALLIGESFIGTDSVALILGDNIFYGIGMGTALKSMSGREGATVFAYEVTNPQEYGVIEFDTAGKAISIEEKPKSPRSNFVIPGLYFYDNQAVELAKSLTPSARGELEITDLHNLYLSNSQLNVEVLDSTKTWLDTGTIDSLHLAAEGVRKIEKEIGRKINVPEEVSWRLGLISNDQLLQEADKYGKSGYGDYLRALIS; encoded by the coding sequence ATGAAGGGCATCATTCTGGCTGGAGGTTCAGGCACGCGCCTAGCTCCACTTACCCTTCCAACTTCAAAGCAGCTTCTTCCGGTTTACGACAAACCCATGATCTACTACCCACTAAGCACTCTGATGCTGGCTGGTATTCGCGAGGTCTTGGTAATCACGACCCCTCACGAACAAGAACAGTTCAAGCGTCTGCTCAGTGACGGCTCCCAATGGGGAATCTCAATTTCATACGCCATCCAAGAAAAACCCGAAGGCTTGGCTCAGGCTCTACTGATTGGCGAATCATTTATAGGAACCGATTCGGTTGCACTGATTCTTGGCGACAACATCTTCTATGGCATCGGAATGGGCACGGCTCTGAAGTCAATGTCTGGCCGTGAGGGTGCAACCGTATTTGCTTACGAGGTAACCAATCCGCAAGAGTACGGCGTCATCGAATTTGATACAGCAGGTAAGGCAATCAGCATAGAAGAAAAGCCGAAGTCTCCTAGAAGTAACTTTGTGATTCCGGGACTCTACTTCTATGACAACCAAGCCGTTGAGCTTGCAAAGTCCTTAACTCCTTCAGCACGTGGTGAACTTGAAATCACAGATCTTCACAACCTGTACTTGTCAAACAGCCAGCTAAATGTCGAAGTTCTAGATTCAACAAAAACATGGCTTGATACAGGTACTATCGATTCACTTCATCTTGCTGCCGAAGGCGTTCGCAAAATTGAAAAAGAGATTGGTCGCAAGATCAATGTTCCAGAAGAAGTCTCTTGGCGCCTTGGGTTAATTTCAAATGATCAACTTCTTCAGGAAGCTGACAAGTATGGCAAGTCTGGTTACGGCGACTACCTTCGAGCGTTAATCAGTTAG